TTGGTCCCTCACATATAATATGGGAAAACCAAGTTCCACAGGGTTCAACACCTTAAGGAACAATGTTTATCACATTATCGAGCAAATACTTTACATTTGATGGAATTAAATACAATTAAGTAATAAACTGCATCAATTatataagacaaaaaaaatcatatatataaaattttgggtatataatcaataaaaaaatacataaattgcAATATTTAACTTTCCTTTGTATTAGTTTGATTGTTGTTCTCGACTACTTGATAATAAACCATGAAAACTACACAACGAAGTATTTCTACTACCCTAGTATGTTTTGGTTGTTGGCTTTGACTCTAATAATGTTCATGAACTTTCTCTCCTTGTGATGGTTGTTTATTATGACTTGACGATTTACCTACACATCAACATTCTATTTCTAGGGTATATATCACATAAGGATTATATGAATGAACCTAATCTGATTGGTCTCCTAGAGGATTAACATTTTTCCTATAATGGCTTACAAATATGCAATTGAGTAAAATGGATACACCCAATGGTAGTAGTCCTACAAATTCATGACCTAAGCGAcaactataatttttgtataaggAATTTGAAAAAGTTGGAATTTTCAACAAGCACATCTTTTCCATTAAGTCAACAATGCCAATCTTTTGCCCAGAATCATGGACTTCATATTTATGgaaattaatttggttaataAGCATATTGGTCGATTTATGAACTTTTCTAGCTATTTTTTGTTTGGCCTCAGTAAATAGCAAATGTGtataaacatacaaaaaataaaaaataaaatttgcaatAGGTAAACACTAAAGAAATcgaaataattatattatcattactTATAATGTTTTGCCTATTATAAAACCATTTCTATAATGCCTCTCAAATGAATTATACAAGTATGGTGATCAACAACATATGGGTGCTCCTCACTAAAGCATTAAAGGGGTCAGTGATATTCATTGTAATTATATTGCATTGAAGGCCACTGAAATAAGCACACATCTATTTATGGTACCCAGTTTTATTCAAATAGCCACTTTTACTTGGGTTAATATCGTAAatcattcatataatattatcaaaatcagaGACATGATATGTCTTCACAACTTTCCAATATGAACCTTCaatgacatttttctttttatacttaACACACATGTTGGCTTTAAGATTTCATTAAATTGAAAGGTTAATCCTTGTAATATTTCTCATAAtgctctttttaaaattttgcttttcttttcttacaACTGGTTGTCACATAAAGAGGTATCACTTATTGAACTTCATAATTATATTGGATCTTATAAGACAATCCATTAGCATTTATTGTTATGTAAATATGCTTCCGCCTTTTAATTCCCAAATGAGAGCTTTAAACCTTAATGAATATGTAGTTTCTTGTTCAATTAACAACATTGTCTTGTTCCATCAATGTATCTCATCCTATTGTCATTTTTGAATATCTATTGCCACTTTTGAATATCCATTGCCATCCGTACCAACCATAAATACTACATCAACCATTTTCAAATAGGAAATATCTTACAATTAGcggaaaaaaaagttataacaatatttgtcaaaatacatgaatatgcgattgatattaaaaaattttcacgtgttaaaatatatatttaaaatataaaaaaccctATAGTTTTACACACCTACATGcacccctaaaagtttaaaaatttacattttagcCCTATCATGCCTCCCTCACCTACTGCACCTACCTTGTTTACCTTACCCAAAATactcttctaattttttttcataaattataagtCAAAATCATATCAATCTTTTATACTAATATAGATTTGAAATAAATAGAAGGTAAAAAACCATtctcaaaactaaaattaaccACAAATAATAATTGACGAAATAACTAGATATGACTGATTACTCATACCACTACTACCTTAATCCTAACAAAGAATTCTACATATTTTGCACATAGTCTTACtctaaactatatatacaagatTAACAATCAACCTTATAACttatattaacaataacaattgagaattgaccaaaaaaaataaaatgaataaataaaaaggtaGAAGCGAAAATTAAAAGGTATGATTAATCACTCCTACCATTACTCACCCAtgatttcattaaattttcaaCCAATTTCAAGCAAAACCAAAGATGGTATTATACCTctaattaaaatacataatgaTGACGAAGAATTgttgaaagaataaaatttaaattatcgtTATTTATACTAGGAGCAAATCACGCTTACACCTagaaatctttaaaattttgattcaattcttggaaaaaaaaaaaagaagaaaaaatgttataagaTGCTTACTTACTTGAATTACaatgaattttttgttgaattcccttgatttttaattgaattttaaacgAAATTGTGGAAAAAGTGTTTGAGCAACTAAGGTTTACTTAATATTAAAGATGAAGGTAAAATAGGTATTAATTTAGGCTATTGACTATCACCATATAATCTCCAAGGGGTtgattaacataatttaaactatataaaattaggaattttaattaatttccattgttattatcattaattttatagtCCCATCTCATTCGAGTTTGTACCAATCCtcttttatttacaatttttttactatttaattaattttttcatgtgTTTATGGCCCAATAACTTCAATTAAAACAAACGACAATCAGTAAACCATGTTTAAACCTTTTGCTCTTCCAAATGAATAGCCTTCCATTTCACCAATGCATCCCCCCTTCCCTTGTGCCCCCCACcccccaaaaacaaaaaaaataaagtccATGTCTCGATTTCATCATTTCCACCAGTTTCATGTGGTACATGCCTTTTAGAAATCTAccattaaatcaaatcaatagaTGACAATACTTTTGAAACATTCTTATTGAGCACtataatgccatgaaaaaaacTTATTAGAATCATTAATTTCAATACATATGATTGTATCGAGGTTATATAACTCAAGGTTATAACAATACTTTGATAGAAGCATAAATGACTTCTCTGTGAACGTCTCAACGCATTTAAAGCTCAATTATGGGGCATGGCaggattttttgtttgaaatgtCAATCTTGAACATGTTTATCATAGTAGTGGTGATTTCTTTTGTCTTGTAAATATGATTAACTATGCTAAacattgtttttaaaatgtGTCTCAGTGCCCATGCAACAACTTGCCTATAATGAGGCATGATTTGACCCCTGGAAGAAGTGTGGTCATTATCTAAGcaacataattcaaattagtTAGAACCCTCAATCTTTATTGCTCCTACCTGTCATCAAGATTACTCAAGTAAACATGTGATCTTCCACCAAAACTTGGTTCACTGTAAAACTTTGCATTAGATGCATGTCTTTTAAATGCATCTTATAGCActtttttattggaaaaaataTCATGTAATTTAAAACTCATATCGTGTCCTATAAAACCATCATCAATACCCTCATAAGGAATATTTATAAAAGGCAATGAAACTCATTGCATTGATTCAAAAATAGTGACATAAACATTTACTATAGTTGTACCATGGTAAATTAGACCTTCACATGCCTTCCACTAAATCAGGCTCTCTCACTCTGATCCACACATGATATATGTGGACTTGTTTCAACATGAAATGTTTCATCAAACTCAGGATCTTTCATTGGAATATCATCCATCTTTGTCCCTTGATCGAATACACCCCAAGTTGGTAATTTGCCCTTTCAACCATGAACCTATTCTATAACAGTCACCAACAACTCTATATCatcctcaacatcttcatcactAATATCAACGTTCACGTTACacctttcatcttcttttgagTCACATTATGGTTATGTCATTTCCATCTTAACTAGCACACAGTGTGAATCCTTTTTCATTGAATTAAAAGGTTCATGCGTGTGTTGTTCCTCAGAAtgctttttataaaattttactcttcTTTCCTTACTACTAGTGTCATATATAAAGGTGTcacttgtttcattttttaactaATGCTGTCAAATATCGAATATCATGATCATCTTGAATCTCATAAGACAATCCACTAATTTAGTTTTCAACATTCattgttatgtgaatatgttttTGTCTTGtattaattttcaaacaaaagttCAAAGCCATAATCAATCCTTTGTATATAGTTTCTTATTCAATTATTAACATGCTATAATTCAAACTAACGTATCTCATcatgttttcattttcaaatatctaCTATCCTCTGTATCCAACCATAAATACCTACATTAGCcatttttaaaaaggaaaaatcctACAATTagcaaaaaattataacaatatttgtCAAGATATATGAATATACAATGATATTTGGAAAATTCCacatgttaatatatatatatatatatatatataaaatttgtaaactATCAAAAAACCACATAGTTTTATATATCTGTAAAGCATCcccaaagatttaaaaatttatattttagctGTATCATGCCTACCTTGTCTACGCTGTCCAAAATACTCTTACCCTTAGTTTGATctaattttttcacaaattataattcaaactcatataaatctttcaaacatatatttatttaaagttaataaaaggtTAAATAccattcttaaaattaaaattaactacaagcaaaaattgacaaaataacaAAGTAGGATTGATTACTTCTACCACTATTAccttaattctattaaaaatttctaCATATTTTGCACAAAATATAAGTCTTAACCATACATACCAGGTTAACAATCATACATATaactcatattaaaaataacaattgagaattaaccaaaaaaaagaaaagaaggtaGGAGCAAAAGATAAAAGGTATGTTTGATCACTcctagggtgcgtttggttggggGATTTTATGAGTAtcttagtaatatattttttatttatttgtttggtttgtcagtaataaaatattacagtaatcttttattatcaatgctgacgtgacatgtaatatatgtggtaatctgattaccacctttaccttaggtatttaaagatgagcaatgctatgtgtacctatttttggtacataattcatgtacacagtgatgtgttatcgtgtaattaggtgattttaaaacatgtgttatcatatgataaagaaatatctaatcacatgataacacctcatctgtgtacacaaattgtgtaccaaaaatgggtacacatagttttattgtttaaagattactgaggtaatcttgagtttattataattatattattatttattaattttttgagataaaaataaatttatttttaattaatatgacaaataaaataaaaaatatttaaaaataattatattcaagggcatttaagtcaaataatttactagtaatattttattactttaactaaacacaataattatttatacttatcaaattttatcaaacatagtaatcatttatacctattaatcttctaagtaatctattttcaaggtaatctttctatttgagtaataaaatattatccaaaccaaacgcctccCTAATGTTACTCACCCATGGtttcatcaaattttcaataaatttcaaGCAAAAGTAAACATAGTACCTTTAACAAAAATACACAATAATGATAGAAAATTGACGAAAgaatatgattaaaattatagttatatatattaggAGCAAATCACATCTACCCCAAGAAATCTTTggatttaattcttaaaaaaataaaaagacaacgTAATAAAATGCTTAATTACTTGAATTACAATGAATTTGTTgttgaaattatttgatttttaactgaattttaaataaaatggtaGAAGAAGTGTTTGAGAGGTAGGTTAAAGTCTACATAAGGACATAAGGTTAGAAATGAGATAAAGCAAATATTAATTTAGGCTTTTGACTAAGTCAATATAATCTCATGAATGTTAGCTAATTATCATTTAGATCTATAAAattaggttattttaattaatttccaccTTTAATATCCCTAGTTTTATAGTTCCATCTCATTCGAGTCTGGACCCCATCTCCCCTAATTTACATTTATtatactatttaattaatttcttcataTATCAGTGGTTCAGTAACTTCAGTTAAAACAAACAGTGTCAGTAGACTATGTTTAAACCCTTCACTCTTCTAAACAAACCGCCATCCATTTCAGCCTCTTCACTTCTCCCTTTTTAACACACACAAATACAAACGCACCACTGTCCAAACTTGGACATGTTAAATCCTCAAAGGGCCATCACCAATGAAGAAAACGACCAACCTCATCATGATCACCACGGTGATGAACCCAACATCAGAGACATCCACGCTTTGACCCCACCTCACCCTCCTCCGGTGAACCGTGGCCGTAGAAGAGAGACTTGGGAGAATACTAGCCATCGATCATCGGTCAATTCCGTGTCCAGTGAAGTAGCTTCAAGTGAGAATTTTACCACCATGAGCAGAGAATTCAACGCTTTAGTTCTTGCGGGCTCGGCTATAGAGAATAATGAAACTGATACGATGatgaacaacaacaacaacaacaacaacaacgacaataataacaataatagtcACTTGGCGAGGATTGGAGAGGATGAGATACCGGAAGAGACTAATCCTTTGGCTATAGTACCGAATAATAGTCCGTTGGAATCGGGTCTGGATTCGAGAGGAGTGGGTTCTGGCACCGGAGGCATTAATTGTGATATTTCGGTGCAGAGAGTGAAGAAAGAAGAGGTGGAGATGAAGATATCAGCATGGCAAAACGCCAAGATTTCGAAGACTAATAATCGGTTTAAGAGAGAAGAGGCGATCATTAATGGGTGGGAAAGTGAGCAAGTGGAAAAGGCTAATTGTTGGATGAAGAAAGTTGAGGTAatcaattttatagtttttgcaTGGATGATGAATGATGGATATAATTAGTTGGTTCATGCAGGAAGTGAATTTATTAGCAGCTAATGATTATCATTAGTGAAAGTTTTGATTAAGCAAATATGATTCTTTGTCTCCATCATTAGTATTGTTTGTGGGTTtctaattgtaattatattctttttacttattattatcatcttggttacttcttttattttctgtttaagaaaaataatatcttaattgagtttgtgtttgtGTGATTGTGTAGAGGAAGCTAGAAGAGAAGAGAGCAAGAGCCCTGGAGAAGATGCAAAATTCTAAGGCCAAAGCACACAGAAAAGCTGAAGAAAGGAGGGCATCATCGGAGGCTAAGAGGGGAACAAAACTGGCCAGAGTTCATGAAGTTGCCAATTTGATGAGAGCTGTAGGAAGAGCTCCAGTTAAACGATCTTTCtgttaatttctataattattattgatatcatTGTCATATAATGAACATCCTCCGGCTCTTCCttctattatttctttcttttaaaagaagagCTAGTGTGGACAGTTATGAACAAAAGCTGTTAAAGTTTTGAGAGTTTGGAAGAAAGGTGTGTGTTcgtttgtaaattaattatatttaattattagtgCCTTATTTTTATTGGTATAGAGTTGGTGCTTAGTGCTTAATGCTCAATCGTACATCTGAGTTTTATATTGTCTAAACTATCTATGAATCAATTGAGACTTTTCATCCCTGTTCCGGGTTATGGCCATGGGGCTTCATCTTAATTGGCAAGCTCTGCATCAGgggaaaaataatttgaaaacatatttaaaatccaaattttaattactgggtgttatttaaaattaaaaatcttctTTACTTCACtacacaaattaattataatgtgataatttatttttttttcttcttctaaatATGGTAGACAAACTCAACAAATTGTCACACCAATGAATTGGGGTCAATCAATATCACCAATAATCTCCAAATAAGATTCTAGTTTCTATTCCAGCAAGAATGAGcccaaatgataaaattgaacaCACACAGCTTCAGTACTGTTGTGGAATTCTTAAAAATTCACCGAAAGCCATGAAAAGAGGAAACTTGCAATCAACCACTCTTTCCCTTTCACTAAAACTGATTTAAAAGGCATGATTAACACAATTgaaaacaacaattaaaaagCATTTCAAGTGTTCACCCTTGATTTGCGTTAGCACAGGATTAACACGCTTAAAAAACCTAAGCATATATTCCATTTTGATAGCTCTAATAATTCTCATTTGATTAAACAAATTTGGTGGGCTAATTTGTTTTAGCCATTGTCACATTTCAACAATAGTACCCACAAAACCTACTTCAAGAAGGTGCCTAGTTTTCCTTATAATTGCTGGTGACCACCATCACAATCACActattttaaagtaattaataattCAGTCAGATCTGTTATGCGCTTGACACAATTTCTAAATGTTGCGTGAATTGAATGTGTATTCTACTGCTGACAATGATGtgtgatgaaaaaaaaaatcttctgaaatttgatttttcactATGATGATGATAATTGTATTGGCATAGCATTAGCCAATATTTTCTACTGGGGAAAAAAG
The genomic region above belongs to Mangifera indica cultivar Alphonso chromosome 15, CATAS_Mindica_2.1, whole genome shotgun sequence and contains:
- the LOC123197427 gene encoding remorin 4.1-like, translating into MLNPQRAITNEENDQPHHDHHGDEPNIRDIHALTPPHPPPVNRGRRRETWENTSHRSSVNSVSSEVASSENFTTMSREFNALVLAGSAIENNETDTMMNNNNNNNNNDNNNNNSHLARIGEDEIPEETNPLAIVPNNSPLESGLDSRGVGSGTGGINCDISVQRVKKEEVEMKISAWQNAKISKTNNRFKREEAIINGWESEQVEKANCWMKKVERKLEEKRARALEKMQNSKAKAHRKAEERRASSEAKRGTKLARVHEVANLMRAVGRAPVKRSFC